The Leptolyngbya sp. CCY15150 genome contains a region encoding:
- a CDS encoding phosphoketolase: MTAVTPRPAFCEGIRFFGENLAPFETYGQTPAIAVGQKAIASPSDPAAVFQTLLAADALRYLTLQVTASKESGHPGGFASIADAIASLMMLGHKNIITEVGHHAPGFYSNMFLDRSLEDMGITTVQHMGDRFRETHGLLGHLSGQIPGLLNPAGPLGQGQHFAMAGAKLHPGTLFPVTIGDGGLGEPYIMSSFGHFNTAYPTATNFLPILVWNGYSQEHHSMVSTKTNEEMVAYWQGNGFANVILVDAKEFDDADQPEAYVDSTRFSLSQRLAFTQAVLEATNRAATSALGGTLTVLIVKQLKGAGVHKRGAQSHNLYPGDNLDRDYIVSALQERALSVAAWDLVRTNFERAGGGPASKTVVTETELPLPDLGTLPLNEFPVGGDKQVATTAMGAIVGHVGQKDPAFVVTNADGNAASGINNINVALKIIHPTTDETYYQQPQGQVYEPLSEDACAGLAVAQALFGARTLWCSYESFAINGLPIWQTVTQAMAELRRPTPSTITLFTAGALEQGRNGWTHQRPEVENYFAAMMRNGNVFPLFPCDANSIQVCYEWALETRNKGVTITASKSALPVYTTFDQTRQALKDGAIVLQETPGDRTVVLAVLGDMTLLPAYAAAAQLQDAGIGSRIVSIINPRRLYRPSDTAWDSCSQADGNFLKDAGFDRLFGGDVLLGITGGSSAMLEPIMLRSTSPRDVFAWKRGETAASAGDVMKINGLTAEQFVQRAQVLLDA, translated from the coding sequence ATGACGGCAGTAACACCCCGCCCCGCTTTTTGTGAGGGAATTCGCTTCTTTGGCGAAAACCTAGCCCCGTTTGAAACCTATGGCCAAACTCCTGCCATTGCCGTGGGGCAAAAGGCGATCGCGTCCCCCAGTGATCCTGCTGCTGTTTTTCAAACTCTCTTGGCTGCCGATGCCCTGCGCTACCTCACGCTGCAAGTTACGGCTAGCAAGGAATCTGGGCACCCCGGTGGGTTTGCCAGTATTGCCGATGCGATCGCTTCTTTGATGATGCTAGGGCACAAAAATATCATCACGGAAGTGGGGCATCATGCCCCCGGTTTTTACAGCAATATGTTCCTCGATCGCTCCCTAGAAGATATGGGCATCACCACGGTGCAGCATATGGGCGATCGCTTCCGAGAAACCCATGGGCTCTTGGGGCACCTATCGGGCCAAATTCCTGGGTTGCTCAACCCGGCAGGGCCCTTGGGCCAGGGGCAACATTTCGCCATGGCCGGCGCTAAGCTGCATCCAGGTACCCTGTTTCCGGTGACCATTGGGGACGGTGGTTTGGGTGAACCCTACATCATGAGCAGCTTTGGGCATTTCAACACCGCCTATCCCACGGCGACCAATTTTCTACCGATTTTGGTCTGGAATGGCTACAGCCAAGAGCACCACAGCATGGTGTCTACTAAAACCAATGAGGAAATGGTGGCCTACTGGCAGGGCAACGGCTTCGCCAATGTGATCTTGGTAGATGCTAAAGAGTTTGATGACGCCGATCAGCCAGAGGCCTACGTCGATAGCACCCGCTTCTCCTTAAGCCAGCGTCTGGCCTTCACTCAAGCGGTGCTCGAAGCCACCAACCGGGCTGCAACATCGGCCCTGGGCGGTACCCTGACGGTGTTGATCGTCAAGCAACTCAAGGGAGCTGGGGTGCATAAGCGGGGTGCCCAGTCCCACAACCTCTATCCGGGAGACAACCTGGATCGTGACTACATTGTCAGCGCATTGCAGGAGCGGGCCCTATCGGTGGCTGCCTGGGATTTGGTGCGCACCAATTTTGAGCGGGCGGGGGGCGGCCCGGCATCGAAGACGGTGGTGACGGAAACGGAACTGCCCTTGCCGGATCTAGGCACCCTGCCCCTGAACGAATTTCCGGTGGGCGGTGATAAGCAGGTGGCAACGACAGCTATGGGAGCGATCGTCGGCCATGTGGGTCAGAAAGATCCTGCTTTTGTGGTCACCAATGCGGACGGTAATGCCGCCTCGGGGATCAACAATATCAATGTGGCCTTGAAAATCATCCACCCCACTACGGATGAAACCTATTACCAGCAGCCCCAGGGTCAGGTCTATGAACCCCTGAGTGAAGATGCCTGTGCTGGATTAGCTGTAGCGCAAGCGCTGTTTGGGGCACGAACCCTGTGGTGTTCCTATGAATCCTTTGCCATCAATGGTCTGCCCATTTGGCAAACGGTGACCCAAGCCATGGCTGAACTGCGCCGTCCCACGCCTTCAACCATTACCCTATTTACCGCTGGGGCGCTGGAACAGGGGCGCAACGGCTGGACGCACCAACGCCCTGAGGTAGAAAACTACTTCGCTGCCATGATGCGTAACGGGAATGTGTTTCCCCTCTTTCCCTGCGATGCCAACAGCATTCAGGTTTGCTATGAGTGGGCGTTGGAAACGCGCAATAAAGGGGTGACGATTACCGCGAGTAAGTCAGCCTTGCCGGTCTACACCACCTTCGATCAAACCCGCCAAGCCCTCAAGGATGGAGCCATTGTGCTGCAGGAAACGCCGGGCGATCGCACCGTCGTTCTAGCTGTGCTCGGCGATATGACCCTGCTACCGGCCTATGCAGCGGCGGCCCAGCTCCAGGACGCTGGCATTGGCAGTCGGATTGTGTCGATCATCAATCCCCGTCGTCTCTACCGTCCTAGCGATACCGCCTGGGATAGCTGTTCTCAAGCAGACGGCAATTTCTTGAAGGATGCAGGGTTCGATCGCCTCTTTGGGGGCGATGTGCTGTTGGGGATCACCGGCGGCAGTAGTGCCATGCTGGAGCCCATTATGCTGCGCAGCACCAGTCCACGCGATGTCTTTGCCTGGAAGCGTGGCGAAACGGCGGCCAGCGCTGGGGATGTGATGAAGATCAATGGCTTGACGGCGGAGCAGTTTGTGCAGCGGGCTCAGGTGCTGTTGGACGCATAG
- a CDS encoding SBBP repeat-containing protein: MATSPGNSRTQAPRIQLSSRPRTFADVVSRSAPNDYYQVRFQQRTSFDLTLSGLQANANVELQRRNGSRITRSARPGRQDERINLNLNPGIYYIRVYRGQGNTRYRLRMSANVDRAGDSRGQARAIIASDRLRTFRDYVGPSDRNDFYRFTLDEAREINLRLSNLQANADLRLLDNRGRLLEASTQAGTRNERITTELEAGTYYLRVTPRGNAQTRYALTVQANPLLTQTLTQEWISQIGTAANDYAYGIVVDSQNRVYVAGTTGGNLAGTSAGGQDAFIAAFNAGGGLLDIDQVGTSRRDIFSGLAIDANDNLYAVGTWNLGTPSPNPIFLGSGDVVLADYRTINGELVSQDQDTLDIRTLDSAADVTVDANGTVLLAGAAVQASLPLTSDTFVASYTNGGNLQQRSGDFDDISRQAAATSIAVDAAGNIYVAGITNAQLDINNPGNPYSNSDAFIAKYSANGTQLWFNTLDSGGTDTARRLAVDRAGNVYAVGHTEGSLPGQTSAGDTDAWIVKYDTNGNQQWLNQFGTSSLDEAQAIALDAAGNVYVTGETEGSLFGSHQGGSDAWIVKYSSSGREIASLQTGTAADEETYGITVGANGHVYVVGQTQGVLGASNAGNYDVWVGNYSLT; this comes from the coding sequence ATGGCAACGTCACCAGGCAATAGTCGTACCCAGGCTCCACGGATTCAACTCAGTAGTCGCCCACGTACATTTGCGGATGTTGTCAGTCGCTCTGCCCCTAACGACTACTATCAGGTACGCTTTCAGCAACGCACCAGCTTTGACCTCACCCTATCAGGGCTACAGGCCAATGCCAATGTGGAGCTTCAGCGGCGAAATGGCAGTCGTATTACCCGATCAGCTCGCCCCGGTCGCCAAGATGAACGCATTAACCTCAATCTCAATCCTGGCATCTACTACATTCGAGTCTACCGAGGACAAGGGAATACTCGATACCGGCTACGCATGAGTGCCAATGTGGATCGAGCTGGGGATAGCCGGGGTCAAGCTCGGGCAATCATCGCAAGCGATCGCCTCCGTACCTTTCGCGACTATGTGGGCCCCTCTGACCGCAATGACTTCTATCGCTTCACCCTAGATGAAGCTCGCGAGATTAATCTCCGCCTGTCCAACCTACAGGCCAACGCCGACCTACGCCTGCTCGACAACCGCGGTCGGCTCCTAGAGGCTTCCACCCAAGCAGGCACCAGAAACGAACGCATCACCACAGAGCTAGAAGCTGGCACCTACTACCTACGGGTGACGCCCAGAGGCAATGCCCAAACCCGCTACGCCCTCACCGTTCAGGCCAATCCTCTCCTGACGCAAACCTTGACCCAAGAGTGGATTAGTCAAATCGGCACCGCCGCCAACGACTACGCCTACGGCATCGTGGTAGATAGCCAGAATCGGGTCTACGTCGCTGGTACCACCGGCGGCAATTTGGCAGGCACCTCCGCCGGTGGACAGGATGCCTTTATTGCTGCCTTTAACGCTGGCGGTGGGTTACTTGACATAGACCAAGTCGGCACCAGCCGCAGGGACATCTTTTCTGGTCTAGCCATAGACGCCAACGACAACCTATACGCCGTCGGCACCTGGAATTTGGGTACACCTAGCCCTAACCCAATTTTCCTAGGATCTGGTGATGTCGTCCTAGCCGACTATCGCACCATCAACGGTGAACTGGTATCCCAAGACCAAGACACCCTAGACATTCGCACCCTTGACTCTGCCGCAGATGTCACCGTTGATGCCAATGGCACCGTGCTGCTCGCTGGGGCAGCCGTTCAAGCCTCGCTACCTCTCACTAGCGATACGTTTGTGGCTAGCTACACCAATGGAGGCAATCTCCAACAGCGTTCTGGGGATTTTGACGACATCAGCCGACAGGCCGCCGCCACCAGCATTGCGGTGGATGCAGCGGGCAATATCTACGTAGCGGGGATCACCAACGCTCAGCTAGACATCAACAACCCCGGCAATCCCTATTCCAACAGCGATGCCTTTATTGCCAAATACAGCGCCAACGGCACTCAGCTTTGGTTTAACACCCTGGATTCCGGCGGCACCGATACAGCACGGCGCTTAGCCGTCGATAGGGCCGGCAATGTTTACGCGGTAGGCCACACCGAGGGCAGCCTGCCAGGACAAACCAGCGCTGGCGACACCGATGCCTGGATTGTGAAGTATGACACCAACGGCAATCAGCAGTGGCTCAACCAGTTTGGCACCAGCAGCTTGGATGAGGCCCAAGCGATCGCCCTTGATGCAGCGGGCAATGTATACGTCACCGGCGAAACCGAAGGCTCCCTCTTTGGCAGCCATCAAGGCGGTAGTGATGCTTGGATCGTCAAATATTCCAGCAGCGGTCGCGAGATCGCCAGTCTTCAAACAGGCACCGCTGCGGATGAGGAAACCTACGGCATCACGGTGGGTGCCAACGGTCATGTTTATGTGGTGGGGCAAACCCAAGGCGTTTTAGGCGCTAGCAATGCTGGCAATTACGATGTTTGGGTCGGCAACTATTCTCTAACGTGA
- the lepA gene encoding translation elongation factor 4 — protein MTDAPVSRIRNFSIIAHIDHGKSTLADRLLQSTGTVSDRDMKEQFLDSMDLERERGITIKLQAARMHYQARDGEQYVLNLIDTPGHVDFSYEVSRSLAACEGALLVVDASQGVEAQTLANVYLALEHNLEIIPVLNKIDLPGADPERVKAEIEEIVGLDCSNAILASAKEGIGIDDILESIVYLVPPPPDTMQEPLRALIFDSYYDAYRGVIVYFRVMDGEVRRGDRVRLMISGKEYEIDELGVLSPTQVKVEALHAGEVGYFAAAIKSVEDARVGDTITLAKGSAKEPLPGYTEAKPMVFCGLFPTDADQFEDLREALERLRLNDAALQYEPETSSAMGFGFRCGFLGLLHMEIVQERLEREYNLDLITTAPSVIYQVTTIDGEVLMIDNPCQLPDPQYRELIEEPYVKVEMITPEAFVGTLMELGQSRRGEFKDMKYLAQGRTTLTYEIPLAEVVTDFFDQMKSRSRGYASMEYHLIGYRVNPLVKLDVLINGDKVDPLATIVHRDKAYYVGKALVEKLKELIPRHQFKIPLQAAIGSRIVASESIPALRKDVLAKCYGGDISRKKKLLQKQAKGKKRLKAIGTVDVPQEAFMAVLKL, from the coding sequence ATGACTGACGCACCCGTCTCTCGCATTCGTAATTTTTCGATTATTGCTCACATCGACCACGGTAAATCCACCCTGGCGGATCGCTTGCTGCAATCCACTGGCACCGTGAGCGATCGCGACATGAAGGAGCAATTTCTCGACTCGATGGATCTAGAACGGGAGCGGGGGATTACGATCAAGCTCCAGGCGGCCCGGATGCACTACCAGGCGCGGGATGGCGAACAGTATGTGCTGAATTTGATCGACACGCCGGGACATGTGGATTTCTCCTACGAGGTGTCGCGATCGCTGGCTGCCTGTGAAGGAGCGCTGCTGGTCGTGGATGCCTCCCAGGGTGTGGAAGCGCAAACTTTGGCGAATGTATACCTAGCGCTAGAGCATAACCTGGAAATTATTCCTGTTCTCAACAAAATTGATCTCCCCGGTGCCGATCCAGAGCGGGTGAAGGCAGAAATCGAGGAAATTGTTGGATTGGACTGTAGCAATGCCATTTTGGCCTCTGCCAAGGAAGGCATCGGCATTGATGACATCCTAGAGTCGATTGTCTATCTCGTACCGCCGCCCCCAGACACCATGCAGGAGCCGCTGCGGGCCCTGATTTTTGACAGTTACTATGATGCCTATCGCGGCGTAATTGTCTATTTCCGCGTGATGGACGGGGAAGTGCGTAGGGGCGATCGCGTTCGGCTCATGATCTCGGGTAAGGAGTATGAAATTGATGAACTAGGCGTGTTGTCTCCAACGCAGGTGAAGGTCGAGGCTCTCCATGCTGGCGAAGTGGGCTACTTTGCCGCGGCCATTAAGTCGGTTGAAGATGCTCGGGTTGGCGATACCATCACCCTTGCCAAGGGATCGGCGAAGGAGCCGCTGCCGGGCTACACCGAAGCCAAGCCCATGGTCTTTTGCGGTCTCTTTCCCACCGATGCCGATCAGTTTGAAGATCTGCGGGAGGCGCTGGAACGGCTGCGCTTAAATGATGCAGCGTTGCAATATGAGCCAGAAACCTCCAGCGCCATGGGTTTTGGCTTCCGCTGCGGGTTCCTAGGGCTGCTGCATATGGAAATTGTCCAAGAGCGGCTGGAGCGCGAATATAACCTGGATTTGATCACTACTGCTCCCTCGGTGATCTATCAAGTGACGACGATTGATGGGGAGGTGTTGATGATCGATAACCCCTGTCAGTTGCCCGATCCGCAATATCGCGAGTTGATTGAAGAACCCTATGTCAAGGTAGAAATGATTACCCCGGAGGCCTTCGTGGGCACCTTGATGGAGCTGGGGCAAAGCCGTCGGGGCGAGTTTAAGGACATGAAATACCTAGCCCAGGGGCGCACCACCCTCACCTATGAGATTCCCCTAGCGGAAGTGGTCACAGACTTTTTTGATCAGATGAAGTCGCGATCGCGGGGCTATGCCAGCATGGAGTATCATCTGATTGGCTATCGGGTCAATCCTTTGGTGAAGCTGGATGTGTTGATCAACGGCGACAAGGTGGATCCCCTGGCGACGATTGTGCATCGCGATAAGGCCTACTACGTCGGTAAGGCGCTGGTGGAGAAGCTCAAGGAATTGATTCCTCGCCATCAGTTTAAGATTCCGCTACAGGCGGCGATTGGTAGCCGAATTGTGGCCAGTGAGAGCATTCCAGCCCTGCGTAAGGACGTTCTTGCTAAGTGCTACGGCGGGGACATCAGCCGTAAGAAGAAACTATTGCAGAAGCAAGCTAAGGGTAAGAAGCGCCTGAAAGCGATCGGTACCGTGGATGTACCTCAAGAAGCGTTCATGGCGGTGCTCAAGCTATAA
- a CDS encoding CHAD domain-containing protein: MDAISAKGDRLTLTLGHYAHQILHKLYRRIVKFEVEVYRDTDPEPLHQMRVGMRRLRTALHVFQGVAHLPTGADDKAIRKFGKTLGTLRDLDVLSDRLRHDYRPALFPVEQRELDKSLKKLAKQRKTALKRVRKTLRGKHYKHFKRSFQAWLDAPIYGTVAGLSLRQGWPDVVQPITQRVLLHPAWMIDTEGSPEGDRVAKPETAGQVSHASALLLHDLRKCIKQQRYQMEFFIDLYDHPDQLEGWKTLQDCLGQLQDGAVIRDFLRKTLGRHWDKLVPNLVQRLTVDEQAARQEWRSLQPHYLDWQVRQSLRQVSKERSGYQLSGALNGMPDGVPDGVQNEVPGGVSNGISDGASEPEHLQAPSDESSTLHPSSL; this comes from the coding sequence ATGGATGCAATCTCGGCCAAGGGCGATCGCCTAACCCTGACGTTGGGCCACTATGCCCATCAGATTTTACATAAGCTCTACCGCCGCATTGTGAAATTTGAGGTAGAGGTATATCGCGATACCGACCCAGAGCCGCTGCACCAAATGCGGGTGGGAATGCGACGGCTGCGGACGGCCCTACATGTGTTTCAAGGGGTGGCCCATTTGCCAACCGGGGCAGATGACAAGGCCATTCGCAAATTCGGCAAAACTCTAGGAACCTTGCGGGATCTGGATGTCTTAAGCGATCGCCTCCGGCATGACTATCGCCCAGCTCTGTTTCCGGTGGAGCAGCGCGAACTGGATAAGTCGTTGAAAAAGCTGGCAAAACAGCGCAAGACGGCCCTAAAACGGGTGCGTAAAACCCTACGCGGCAAACATTACAAGCACTTCAAGCGATCGTTTCAAGCTTGGCTCGATGCCCCGATCTATGGCACCGTGGCAGGGTTATCCCTGCGGCAGGGTTGGCCAGATGTGGTGCAGCCCATCACGCAACGGGTGCTGCTGCATCCCGCCTGGATGATTGACACTGAAGGTTCTCCAGAGGGCGATCGCGTCGCTAAGCCCGAAACGGCTGGACAGGTTTCCCATGCCTCAGCGCTGCTGCTGCACGACCTACGCAAATGCATTAAACAGCAGCGCTATCAGATGGAATTTTTTATAGATCTTTACGATCATCCCGACCAGCTTGAGGGTTGGAAAACCCTGCAAGACTGCCTAGGGCAACTGCAAGACGGTGCCGTGATACGAGACTTTCTTCGGAAAACTCTAGGACGGCATTGGGACAAACTCGTGCCCAACCTTGTGCAGCGGCTGACGGTCGATGAACAGGCAGCCCGACAAGAATGGCGATCGCTGCAGCCCCACTATCTAGATTGGCAGGTGCGCCAGTCTCTACGGCAGGTGTCTAAGGAGCGATCGGGCTATCAGCTATCTGGGGCGCTGAATGGGATGCCAGATGGAGTTCCAGATGGAGTTCAAAATGAAGTCCCAGGTGGAGTTTCAAATGGAATCTCAGATGGAGCATCGGAACCAGAACACCTGCAAGCTCCGTCGGATGAATCTTCGACGCTCCATCCCTCTTCGTTGTGA
- a CDS encoding YdcF family protein, with protein MFFFLSKFLPTLVFPLGFTCLMIVVALITLWRRPRWAAGSLAIALIVLLVSSNTYTAEAMLRSLEWQHIPAEELPNAEAIVVLGGAVRAQEYPRPWVDVLEAGDRPLHGAQLYLQGKAPLVILSGGRIDWFGPRGAEADDMAEILEAMGVPREAMVLERTSINTYENAVNVKQILDQRGINRVLLVTSAVHMPRSLKIFEKQGIETIPAPTDFIASSPVVSREQTYQAAILRSLPEAYNLQHVTRVIREYIGIVVYWLKGWL; from the coding sequence ATGTTTTTCTTCCTCTCAAAGTTCCTGCCCACCTTGGTTTTCCCATTGGGCTTCACCTGCTTAATGATTGTGGTAGCCCTGATCACCCTTTGGCGACGGCCTCGGTGGGCAGCGGGCAGTTTAGCGATCGCTCTAATTGTGCTGTTAGTCAGTAGTAATACTTACACCGCCGAAGCGATGTTGCGATCGCTAGAGTGGCAGCATATTCCCGCAGAGGAGTTACCCAATGCGGAAGCGATCGTGGTACTGGGGGGTGCCGTGCGTGCCCAAGAATATCCCCGCCCCTGGGTGGATGTGCTGGAAGCAGGCGATCGCCCCTTACATGGCGCACAGTTATACCTTCAGGGCAAAGCGCCACTCGTGATTTTGAGCGGTGGACGCATCGATTGGTTTGGGCCTCGGGGTGCAGAAGCCGACGATATGGCTGAAATTTTAGAAGCCATGGGGGTTCCCCGTGAAGCCATGGTGTTAGAACGAACGTCCATTAATACCTATGAAAATGCCGTCAATGTGAAACAAATTCTCGATCAACGGGGCATCAATCGGGTGCTGTTGGTTACCTCGGCTGTTCATATGCCGCGATCGCTCAAAATCTTTGAGAAACAAGGTATTGAGACCATTCCTGCTCCCACAGATTTTATTGCTTCCTCACCGGTGGTCTCCCGCGAACAAACCTATCAGGCCGCCATCCTACGTTCCCTACCCGAAGCTTACAACTTACAACATGTGACCCGTGTGATTCGGGAATACATCGGCATCGTGGTGTATTGGTTAAAAGGGTGGCTCTAG
- a CDS encoding adenylate/guanylate cyclase domain-containing protein, which translates to MPRLSTILRLTRSRLSRAIVFWVFLSIVLVEAVILVPSYYRRQQELLNQLQQVSQEVLSSALTDSVLMQNPEDMLPAVSEKLRDDSVILGAALYYTHGVWIDAFGDAPMLEPEEIVAAADVSTMVTDYGGDRYDVGWFFSTDSGDFLLVVRHDASAVQPELNAFLWRIAGLVAIIALVVTAATMVTLGKIVIVPILRLRDDLLTATDIVGTDCPDPEFRSLARPRQDELGEVIQAFVDLYDRVQQEISDRVQAEAALREEQTRSEKLLLNILPATIATQLKHDQRAIAQRSEQVTILFADLVGFTSLSAQMTPTELVNTLNTIFSAFDRLAEQHRVEKIKTIGDAYMVVGGIPEPQSDHATAIAQMALDMQQFIQTFSTSQEHSFQLRIGIGTGVVVSGVIGLTKFSYDLWGNVVNLASRMESQGIPGKIQVTDATYHCLKEQFELEERGLLKVKGWGEVTTYFLVGRKEA; encoded by the coding sequence ATGCCCCGACTGTCTACCATCCTGCGTCTCACCCGATCGCGACTGTCGCGCGCCATCGTTTTTTGGGTTTTTCTGAGCATCGTTCTCGTCGAAGCCGTGATTCTGGTTCCCTCCTATTATCGTCGCCAACAAGAACTGTTGAACCAGTTGCAGCAAGTTTCCCAGGAAGTGTTGTCGTCAGCGCTGACGGATTCGGTGTTGATGCAGAATCCGGAGGATATGCTGCCCGCGGTCAGCGAGAAGTTGCGGGACGATTCGGTGATCTTGGGAGCAGCTCTTTACTATACCCATGGCGTTTGGATCGATGCGTTTGGAGATGCACCGATGCTGGAGCCTGAGGAGATTGTGGCGGCGGCGGATGTCTCCACCATGGTGACGGACTATGGGGGCGATCGCTACGATGTCGGCTGGTTTTTTTCCACTGACTCCGGGGACTTTTTGCTGGTGGTGCGCCACGATGCCTCGGCGGTGCAGCCGGAGCTGAATGCATTTCTCTGGCGGATTGCTGGTCTAGTGGCAATCATTGCTTTGGTGGTAACGGCGGCTACCATGGTCACCCTGGGCAAGATTGTGATTGTCCCGATTCTGCGCCTGCGAGACGATTTGCTAACGGCCACGGATATTGTGGGGACAGATTGCCCCGATCCTGAGTTTCGCAGCCTAGCGCGTCCAAGGCAGGATGAACTGGGGGAGGTGATTCAGGCGTTTGTTGATCTGTACGATCGCGTTCAGCAGGAAATTAGCGATCGCGTCCAGGCTGAGGCGGCGCTGCGGGAAGAGCAAACGCGATCGGAAAAGCTGCTGTTGAATATTCTGCCGGCCACGATTGCCACCCAGTTGAAGCACGATCAACGGGCGATCGCTCAGCGATCGGAGCAGGTGACCATCTTGTTTGCTGACCTGGTCGGCTTCACGTCGCTCTCGGCCCAGATGACGCCCACGGAACTTGTCAATACGCTCAACACCATCTTCTCCGCCTTCGATCGCCTGGCAGAACAGCATCGGGTGGAAAAAATTAAGACCATTGGCGATGCCTATATGGTGGTAGGCGGTATTCCCGAACCCCAATCTGACCATGCCACAGCGATCGCTCAGATGGCGCTGGATATGCAGCAGTTCATTCAGACCTTCTCGACCAGCCAAGAGCATTCGTTTCAACTGCGCATTGGCATTGGCACCGGCGTAGTGGTGTCTGGCGTCATTGGTCTCACCAAATTCAGCTATGACCTTTGGGGGAATGTGGTGAACCTAGCCAGCCGCATGGAATCCCAGGGCATCCCCGGCAAAATTCAGGTGACCGATGCCACCTACCACTGCCTCAAGGAGCAGTTTGAGTTGGAAGAACGAGGCCTGCTCAAGGTGAAAGGTTGGGGAGAGGTGACCACCTATTTTCTAGTGGGCCGTAAAGAAGCTTAG
- a CDS encoding STAS domain-containing protein, producing the protein MNLPNVRVFQPDCILSTLTGRDLLNWVTDTLADGTTHLVIDCRNLGFMDVGGLGALAGALGRVRRASGTLTLHGIPDQPQMVLKMADMLNAFDPLPS; encoded by the coding sequence ATGAATCTACCTAACGTACGAGTATTTCAGCCAGACTGCATCCTGAGTACCCTCACAGGACGAGACTTGCTGAACTGGGTCACGGATACCCTAGCAGACGGGACGACCCACCTAGTGATTGACTGCCGCAACCTCGGCTTTATGGATGTGGGCGGGTTGGGGGCCCTAGCAGGAGCCCTAGGACGAGTGCGGCGCGCCTCCGGCACCCTCACGCTCCATGGCATCCCCGACCAGCCCCAGATGGTGCTGAAGATGGCGGACATGCTCAATGCCTTTGATCCCCTACCAAGCTAG